The genomic segment CGGGTGGATGTCGACGTCCTGCCCGACTACGAACAGTTCATGCAGGACACCTTCCCGAAGGCGCTGGCGCGGCTGAAGGAGCTGTGCGAGCGCGTCAATGCCTGATCACCCGCACTGAAAGGAGATCGCCATGGACCCCGTCGTGCACTTCGAACTCCCCTGCGACGACCGCGAGCGGCTGGCCCGCTTCTTCGAGCGCGCATTCGGCTGGAAGGCGCAGATGTTCGGCCCCGAGATGGGCAACTACGTGGTCGTGACCACGGCCGAGCAGGACGCGCGGCCCGATGCGCCGCGAGGCGCGATCAACGGCGGCTTCTTCACGCGCACCGCGGAGATGCCGGCGCAGTTCCCCGGCATCGTCATCGCCGTGCGCGACATCCGCGACTCGATGCGCAAGGTCGGCGAGGCGGGCGGGCAGGTGCTCGGCGAGCCGATGGACATTCCGGGCGTGGGCGCCTATGTGGCCTTCCTGGACACCGAGGGAAACCGCTCCAGCATGCTGCAACCGCTGCCGATGGGCCGCTGAAGGAGGGCAGGGCGATGCGATTCATGATCATGGTCCGCGCGAACGCCGACACGGAAGCCGGCCGCTTCCCGCCCGACGTCGACAAGCTGATGGCGGACATGGCGGCATATCACGAGGAGCTGGCCCAGGCCGGCGTGCTGCTGGACGGCAGCGGCCTGCAGCCTTCCAGCGAAGGCTTTCGCGTCCGCTGGGACGGCGCGCGCCAGAAGGTGATCGACGGCCCGTATGCCGAAAGCAAGGAGCTGATTGCCGGCTACACGCTGATCCAGGTGCGCAACCGCGAGGAGGCGCTGGAATGGGCGCGCCGCTTCCCCAACCCGATGGGCGAGGGCCGTCCCGCCGAGATCGAGGTGCGGCCGCTGTACGAGATGGAGCACTTCGAGCAGAAGGGCATCCACGGCGCCGAGCGGTTCCGCAAGCTCGGCACGTTCGAATGAGAGAAAAGGAGAGCACCCGATGGCACGCAAGATCTTCGTCAACCTGCCCGTGCGCGACCTGGAGCGCTCCAAGGCCTTCTTCGCCGCGCTGGGCTTCTCGTTCAACCCGCAGTTCACCAACGACAAGGGGGCGTGCATGGTGGTGAGCGAGGACATCTACGCCATGCTGCTGGTGGAGCCGTTCTTCCAGACCTTCACCAAGAAGCCCGTGGCGAATGCGCGCGAAACCACCGAGGTGCTGGTGTGCCTGAGCTGCGACAGCCGCGAGGAGGTGGACGATCTCGTTCGCAAGGCGCTGGCCGGGGGCGGCGCGGCGCCCAACGCGCCACAGGACCACGGCTTCATGTACGCGCACGGCTTCGAGGATCCGGACGGCCACGTGTGGGAGCTGGTGTGGATGAATCCGTCGGCAACGCCGGCGCAGCAGGGCTGACCGCGCGCCGATGCACTCGCAGGTCCACCAGACCATCGCCGCCGTCTGGCGCATCGAGTCGGCCAAGGTGGTGGCCACAGTCGCGCGCATGGTGCGCGACGTCGCCATCGCGGAGGAACTGGCGCAGGAAGCGCTGGTCTCCGCACTCGAGCGCTGGCCCCTCGACGGCCTGCCGGACAAGCCCGGCGCCTGGCTCATGGCCGCGGCCAAGAACCGGGCGCTGGACCACCTGCGCCACGTGCAGATGCAGCAGCGCAAGCACGAGGAGCTCGGCCGCGACCTCGAGGCGCAGGAAGCGCTGATCGTGCCGGACTTCACCGAAGCGCTCGACGCGGCCCGGCAGGACGAGATCGGCGACGACCTGCTGCGCCTGATGTTCACCGCCTGCCATCCGGTGCTGCCGACGGAGGCACGGGTGGCCCTCACCCTCAAGCTGCTGGGCGGGCTGACCACGCACGAGATCGCGCGCGCCTTCCTCGTGCCCGAGCCCACCATCGCCCAGCGCATCGTGCGCGCCAAGCAGAAGCTGCGCGACGCGAAGGTGCCTTTCGAGGCGCCGCGCGGCGAGGAACTGCAGCAGCGCCTGGCGTCGGTGCTGGAAGTGGTCTACCTGGTGTTCAACGAGGGCTACACCGCCACCGCGGGGGAAGACTGGATGCGGCCCGCGCTGACCGATGAAGCGCTGCGCCTGGGCCGCATGCTGGCGGAGCTGGCGCCGCAGGAGCCGGAGGTGCACGGCCTGGCCGCGCTGATGGAACTGCAGGCGTCGCGCATGAAGTCGCGCACCGATTCGCAAGGGCGCCCGATCCTGCTGGCCG from the Ramlibacter henchirensis genome contains:
- a CDS encoding VOC family protein — translated: MDPVVHFELPCDDRERLARFFERAFGWKAQMFGPEMGNYVVVTTAEQDARPDAPRGAINGGFFTRTAEMPAQFPGIVIAVRDIRDSMRKVGEAGGQVLGEPMDIPGVGAYVAFLDTEGNRSSMLQPLPMGR
- a CDS encoding VOC family protein, yielding MARKIFVNLPVRDLERSKAFFAALGFSFNPQFTNDKGACMVVSEDIYAMLLVEPFFQTFTKKPVANARETTEVLVCLSCDSREEVDDLVRKALAGGGAAPNAPQDHGFMYAHGFEDPDGHVWELVWMNPSATPAQQG
- a CDS encoding RNA polymerase sigma factor, with product MHSQVHQTIAAVWRIESAKVVATVARMVRDVAIAEELAQEALVSALERWPLDGLPDKPGAWLMAAAKNRALDHLRHVQMQQRKHEELGRDLEAQEALIVPDFTEALDAARQDEIGDDLLRLMFTACHPVLPTEARVALTLKLLGGLTTHEIARAFLVPEPTIAQRIVRAKQKLRDAKVPFEAPRGEELQQRLASVLEVVYLVFNEGYTATAGEDWMRPALTDEALRLGRMLAELAPQEPEVHGLAALMELQASRMKSRTDSQGRPILLADQDRSRWDRLLIRRGLAALARAEALAPQRGPYTLQAAIAACHARAATADATDWKRIAALYGELAQVAPSPVVELNRAVAVGMADGPAQGLAIVERLLEDKSLRQYHWLPSVQGDLLEKLGRREEAREAFLRAADLAGNAREKTLLMARAAGLM
- a CDS encoding YciI family protein, encoding MRFMIMVRANADTEAGRFPPDVDKLMADMAAYHEELAQAGVLLDGSGLQPSSEGFRVRWDGARQKVIDGPYAESKELIAGYTLIQVRNREEALEWARRFPNPMGEGRPAEIEVRPLYEMEHFEQKGIHGAERFRKLGTFE